In Chanodichthys erythropterus isolate Z2021 chromosome 9, ASM2448905v1, whole genome shotgun sequence, a genomic segment contains:
- the LOC137026645 gene encoding uncharacterized protein isoform X1, translating into MAVSPVPTGRMAAPSVSVNKGVVPAVKSAPEPTPARESVPESAPASESAPEPAPASESAPEPAPTSESAPEPASARELAAASTEEVNTEPPPHSRKRRKKASFILQGSEAFQEPAVGPETTPEVFFCPAQAPCPAGAAQEGGELVGGDPATAYELLWPPMDYNPLWSFMDSVSPWLPKPPNLPWLSKPPDLPWLPEPPDLPWLPEPPDLPWLPEPPDLPWLPEPPDPPWLPDTPNLPWLPVAPDPPWLPWNLHWRPCSCLSSNAPIPLPICAIYAARTHLPEGGRYVMITVCSCQFPDYISHNLPCTCSLHTNHLLPHTA; encoded by the coding sequence ATGGCCGTTTCGCCAGTGCCCACAGGCAGGATGGCCGCTCCTTCAGTGTCAGTGAACAAAGGGGTCGTTCCAGCCGTTaaatccgctccagagcccactccagccagAGAGTCCGTTCCCgaatccgctccagccagtgagtccgctccagagccggctccagccagtgagtccgctccagagccggctccaaccagtgagtccgctccagagcccgcttcagccCGTGAGCTCGCTGCAGCGTCCACAGAGGAGGTGAACACAGAACCACCGCCTCATTCtcgtaagaggaggaagaaggcttctTTCATCCTTCAGGGTTCGGAGGCCTTCCAAGAGCCCGCTGTGGGCCCGGAGACCACTCCAGAGGTTTTTTTTTGCCCtgcccaagcgccttgccctgccggcgccgcacaagagggtggggagcttgtgggtggggacccagCAACGGCCTACGAACTGTTATGGCCGCCCATGGACTATAATCCACTATGGTCATTTATGGACTCTGTCTCACcttggctgcccaagccacctaacctgccgtggttatccaagccacctgacctgccgtggttgcccgaaccacctgacctgccgtggctacctgagccacctgacctgccgtggttgccagagccacctgacctgccatggctgcccgagccacctgacccgccgtggcttccTGACACTCCTAACCTGCCCTggctgcccgtggcacctgacccgccctGGCTGCCCTGGAACTTGCATTGGAGACCCTGTTCCTGTCTGAGCTCCAATGCACCAATCCCCCTCCCTATTTGTGCCAtctacgccgcgaggacgcACCTTCCGgaaggggggcgttatgtcatgatcaccgtctgttcctgtcagttcccagactacatttcccacaatctGCCCTgcacatgttcactccacaccaatcacctgttgccacatacagcttaG
- the LOC137026645 gene encoding uncharacterized protein isoform X2 produces MIKHEIEQIQMKRNCWSLRNHRAAENKKTERKMETQTSGSQEGRGQRIVRLESMEKKPNLSCDPDEPVKIDSDSLIKTLITDVQ; encoded by the exons ATGATCAAACACGAG ATTGAACAGATTCAGATGAAGAGAAACTGCTGGAGCCTCAGAAATCACAGAGCAGCAGAAAAcaagaagacagagaggaaAATGGAGACACAGACCAGTGGATCGCAAGAGGGAAGAGGACAGAGAATTGTTAGACTGGAGAGTATGGAGAAAAAGCCAAACT TGTCATGTGATCCAGACGAGCCTGTAAAGATTGATTCTGATTCTCTCATCAAAACCCTCATCACTGATGTCCAGTAG
- the LOC137026645 gene encoding uncharacterized protein isoform X3, translating into MIKHEIQMKRNCWSLRNHRAAENKKTERKMETQTSGSQEGRGQRIVRLESMEKKPNLSCDPDEPVKIDSDSLIKTLITDVQ; encoded by the exons ATGATCAAACACGAG ATTCAGATGAAGAGAAACTGCTGGAGCCTCAGAAATCACAGAGCAGCAGAAAAcaagaagacagagaggaaAATGGAGACACAGACCAGTGGATCGCAAGAGGGAAGAGGACAGAGAATTGTTAGACTGGAGAGTATGGAGAAAAAGCCAAACT TGTCATGTGATCCAGACGAGCCTGTAAAGATTGATTCTGATTCTCTCATCAAAACCCTCATCACTGATGTCCAGTAG